In Salvelinus namaycush isolate Seneca chromosome 15, SaNama_1.0, whole genome shotgun sequence, a genomic segment contains:
- the LOC120059832 gene encoding snake venom 5'-nucleotidase-like: MPLASLFFFMHFESVSTFELTLLHTNDAHARIEENSRESGKCSPGSPCFGGVARRFTKIADIRSKERNVLLLDAGDQFQGTVWFNYYKGEEAAYFMNKLGYDAMAFGNHEFDNGVEGLLCPFLQKVNFTVLSANIKADATLAPTINGYYQPYTTFTMGSEIVAVVGYTSVETPVLSLPGPHLIFENEIKALQVQVDKLITLGYNKIIALGHSGFDVDIDIAKRVKGVDLVIGGHTNTFLYTGSVPSSEVPTGPYPFMVRSEDGRDVPVVQAFAFGKYLGYLKLVFDKAGNVVKANGNPILLDSSIAQDPGILADVDEWKKNLAQYSSQYVGKTLVYLNGTFNECRFRECNLGNLICDAMIHHNIKYADEIQWNHVSLCILNSGGIRTGIDESHKNGTITMEEVISVLPFGGTFDLVQLKGSTLKKAFENSVRRYGSSRGEFLQVSGIHVEYDLSRSVGDRVTSLSLRCSQCRVPRYESLDPDRLYKLVLPSYIADGGDGFTMIKEEKLKHDTGDLDISVFANYIKEMKRVYPTVEGRIKFRNSSVAAGANCLTLLLLGLLWALSTSL; this comes from the exons ATGCCTTTGGCTTCGCTCTTTTTCTTCATGCATTTTGAAAGTGTGTCAACTTTCGAGCTTACATTGCTACACACCAACGATGCTCACGCTCGGATTGAGGAGAATAGTAGAGAGTCGGGTAAATGTAGCCCAGGTAGTCCTTGTTTTGGCGGAGTGGCCAGGAGGTTCACAAAAATAGCAGACATCCGGAGCAAAGAACGGAATGTGTTATTGCTGGATGCTGGCGATCAGTTTCAGGGTACTGTCTGGTTCAACTACTACAAAGGGGAGGAAGCTGCGTATTTCATGAACAAGCTTGGATATGATGCGATG gcatttggaaaccATGAGTTTGACAATGGAGTGGAGGGCCTGCTCTGCCCTTTTCTGCAGAAGGTGAACTTCACTGTTCTCAGTGCCAACATCAAGGCAGATGCAACACTCGCCCCAACTATCAATGGTTACTATCAACCCTACACAACATTCACGATGGGCTCTGAAATAGTGGCTGTGGTAGGTTACACCTCAGTGGAAACTCCAGTCTTATCCTTACCAG GTCCACACCTGATCTTTGAGAATGAGATCAAAGCCTTGCAGGTCCAGGTGGATAAACTGATCACTCTTGGTTACAATAAGATCATCGCACTTGGTCACTCTGGATTTGACGTGGATATAGACATCGCCAAGCGAGTGAAAGGCGTGGACCTGGTCATCGGAGGACACACCAACACTTTCCTCTACACAG GGAGTGTCCCATCTTCAGAGGTGCCGACGGGTCCCTACCCCTTCATGGTGAGGTCTGAGGACGGGAGAGATGTCCCTGTGGTACAGGCTTTTGCCTTTGGGAAGTACCTGGGATACCTCAAGTTGGTCTTCGATAAAGCCGGGAACGTGGTGAAGGCGAATGGAAACCCCATCCTGCTGGACAGCAGCATAGCCCAGG atcCAGGTATCCTTGCTGATGTTGACGAGTGGAAGAAGAACTTGGCCCAGTACTCGTCTCAGTACGTGGGGAAAACCCTGGTGTATCTCAATGGAACCTTTAATGAGTGCCGGTTCCGAGAGTGCAACCTGGGGAACCTCATCTGTGACGCAATG ATTCATCACAATATCAAGTATGCAGATGAGATCCAGTGGAATCACGTCAGTTTATGCATCCTGAACAGTGGAGGCATAAGGACAGGAATTGATGAAAGTCACAAAAATG GCACCATCACCATGGAGGAAGTTATATCAGTCTTACCATTCGGAGGCACTTTTGATCTGGTGCAGTTGAAGGGATCAACCTTGAAAAAGGCATTTGAAAACTCTGTCCGAAGATACGGGAGCAGCAGAGGAGAATTTCTTCAAGTTTCAG GAATCCATGTTGAATACGACCTGTCACGGTCGGTGGGGGACCGTGTGACGTCCTTGAGCCTCCGCTGCTCTCAGTGCCGTGTGCCCAGATACGAATCCCTGGATCCAGACAGGCTGTACAAGCTGGTCCTACCATCCTACATTGCAGACGGAGGAGATGGTTTTACCATGATCAAGGAGGAGAAACTGAAACATGACACTG GTGATCTGGACATCTCGGTTTTCGCCAACTACATCAAGGAGATGAAGAGGGTGTACCCAACTGTGGAGGGCCGCATCAAGTTCAGAAACTCATCCGTGGCGGCTGGGGCCAACTGTCTGACTTTGTTACTGCTAGGCCTGCTGTGGGCCCTGTCCACAAGCCTATGA